One window of Scheffersomyces stipitis CBS 6054 chromosome 1, whole genome shotgun sequence genomic DNA carries:
- the CYT2 gene encoding cytochrome c1 heme lyase (cytochrome c1 heme lyase links heme covalently to apocytochrome c1), translated as MGQEEQPKCPVDHTTREAWLQKTSDSVSKTNTTEDQPKCPVDHSARSVWANKVSVSVPDAIEIDASKPGASNEGCSSDTLSSVAADSAIASNVDLPTERATSSIPRTAAGSNWVYPSQKQFYDAMKRKKWNPEAKDMETIVPIHNAVNERAWIHILNWERNNYDEAVKMCGGITLTSFKGDSKKLTPRAWINSTFLGYQKPFDRHDWKIDRCGKEIEYVIDFYGGAGKGASFYLDVRPKLNTWEGVKLRLTRAVGWS; from the exons ATGGGCCAGGAGGAACAGCCCAAGTGTCCTGTCGATCACACTACCCGTGAAGCGTGGCTCCAGAAAACATCTG ACTCAGTAAGCAAGACTAACACCACAGAAGACCAACCGAAATGTCCAGTAGATCACAGTGCCCGTTCTGTTTGGGCGAATAAGGTTTCTGTACTGGTTCCAGATGCTATAGAGATTGATGCGAGCAAACCTGGAGCTTCTAACGAAGGCTGCTCGTCGGATACATTGAGTTCTGTCGCTGCAGATTCCGCCATAGCTTCAAATGTAGATTTACCCACCGAAAGAGCCACCAGTTCGATTCCCAGGACGGCTGCCGGTTCCAACTGGGTATATCCGTCACAAAAGCAGTTCTACGATGcaatgaaaagaaagaagtggAATCCTGAAGCTAAGGATATGGAGACTATAGTACCTATCCATAATGCTGTGAACGAAAGAGCTTGGATCCACATCTTGAACTGGGAGAGAAACAACTACGATGAAGCTGTAAAGATGTGCGGAGGAATCACTTTGACAAGTTTCAAGGGAGatctgaagaaattgacaCCCAGAGCCTGGATCAACTCTACTTTCTTAGGCTATCAAAAGCCTTTTGATAGACACGACTGGAAAATCGATCGTTGCGGCAAGGAAATTGAGTATGTGATAGACTTTTACGGAGGAGCAGGTAAAGGAGCATCCTTTTATTTGGACGTGAGACCCAAGTTGAATACATGGGAGGGTGTTAAGTTGCGTTTGACCAGAGCCGTGGGATGGTCGTga
- a CDS encoding predicted protein, with translation MFGLGGGAPQVNSKQKLQAAEAELDMVTGMFNSLVSQCHKKCINTAYNESDVTKQEALCLDRCVSKYFETNVKVGENMQKLGQSGAFMGRQ, from the coding sequence ATGTTCGGATTAGGTGGCGGTGCTCCTCAAGTAAACTCGAAGCAAAAGCTCCAGGCTGCTGAAGCCGAGTTGGACATGGTCACGGGGATGTTCAACTCTCTTGTCTCGCAATGTCACAAGAAGTGTATTAACACTGCCTACAACGAATCAGACGTCACCAAGCAGGAAGCTCTCTGTTTGGACAGATGTGTTTCCAAGTACTTCGAAACCAACGTCAAGGTTGGTGAAAACATGCAAAAACTCGGACAATCCGGTGCTTTCATGGGCAGACAATAG